The nucleotide window CAAGGGCCAATACCTCGTCATGGGCCAATACCTCCCAAGGGCCAATACCACCCTCCCAAGGGCCAATACCTCCCAAGGGCCAATACCACCATCCCAAGGGCCAATACCACCCTCCCAAGGGCCAATACCACCCACCCAAGGGCCAATACCTCGTCAAGGGCCAATACCTCCCAAGGGCCAATACCACCCTCCCAAGGGCCAATACCACCCTCCCAAGGGCCAATACCACCCTCCCATGGGCCAATACCACCCTCCCAAGGGCCAATACCACCCTCCCAAGGGCCAATACCACCCTCCCAAGGGCCAATACCTTGTCAAGGGCCAATACCACCCTCCCAAGGGCCAATACCACCCTCCCAAGGGCCAATACCACCCTCCCAAGGGCCAATACCACCCTCCCATGGGCCAATACCTCGTCAAGGGCCAATACCTCCCAAGGGCCAATACCACCCTCCCATGGGCCAATACCACCCTCCCAAGGGCCCAATACCTCCCAAGGGCCAATACCACCCTCCCAAGGGCCAATACCTCCCAAGGGCCAATACCACCCTCCCAAGGGCCAATACCTCGTCAAGGGCCAATACCTCGTCAAGGGCCAATACCACCCTCCCAAGGGCCAATACCACCCTCCCAAGGGCCAATACATACCTCCCTCCCATGGGCCAATACCTCCCTCCCATGGGCCAATACCTCCCTCCCATGGGCCAATACCTCCCTCCCAAGGGCCAATACCTCCCAAGGGCCAATACCACCCTCCCATGGGCCAACACCACCCTCCCAAGGGCCAATACCTCCCAAGGGCCAATACCACCCTCCCAAGGGCCAATACGTCGTCATGGGCCAATACCTCCCAAGGGCCAATACCACCCTCCCAAGGGCCAATACCTCCCAAGGGCCAATACCACCCTCCCAAGGGCCAATACCACCCTCCCAAGGGCCAATACCTCGTCAAGGGCCAATACCTCCCAAGGGCCAATACCACCCTCCCAAGGGCCAATACCACCCTCCCAAGGGCCAATATCACCCTCCCATGGGCCAATACCACCCTCCCAAGGGCCAATATCACCCTCCCAAGGGCCAATACCACCCTCCCATGGGCCAATACCACCCTCCCAAGGGCCAATACCACCCTCCCAAGGGCCAATACCTCGTCAAGGGCCAATACCTCCCAAGGGCCAATACCACCCTCCCAAGGGCCAATACCACCCTCCCAAGGGCCAATACCTCCCAAGGGCCAATACCACCCTCCCATGGGCCAACACCACCCTCCCAAGGGCCAATACCACCCTCCCAAGGGCCAATACCTCGTCAAGGGCCAATACCTCCCGAGGGCCAATACCACCCTCCCAAGGGCCAATACCACCCTCCCAAGGGCCAATACCACCCTCCTAAGGGCCAATACCACCCTCCCAGGGATCAATCTCCTTCCCAGGGAGCAATACCTCCCTCCCAGGGCCAGGAGCCACAATGGATTCACTACCAGAGGCCACAGTTGTACAGCTGGGAGAGGAGAAACCCCCACTGTGATGGACCACTCCTCCCTAACCTACCCAAGTCCTGGCCTTAAAGGTCCACTGCAGCCGTTTTCATCTCgaaatcaaatcatttctggctaacaattaagtaccttactgtgattgttttcaattcaaatggtcaaaaatagctttttagcaatGAGCAATTTCGCAAGCAATAATTtttctaggactgtctgggagtggtctgagttgggaaggaaaaaactgaaaactagtgACGTCATCAGGCAGGCCAAAATGCCATCCTACCAAAACAAGCTCATATTTCAAACAGCGCTTACACTAAAGGGGCATTATCATCCTTTTaccatttcacagtattattccaacctcatagtgtggaaatgtatgtaaaaaaacaacacattGACTGCACAGAAAGATCAAAACATACAGGCTTCCTTCATTTACCTAAAATATGACCGTAGTGCTCAACTTAAAAGGCAAAAACACTTTATCCATCTAGCGGGGAAATAGCAGCGGACAGAATCATCCCAAACCCCAGAGAGAGATGCATCTGgcggtgctgtggtgagagatGATTCACCCAGGCGGTTAGTTAAGTGGCTATAGAAACCAACTAATGGAGACATTGTTGTAGGGCAGTACCGTCCTCAACccacaaccaccacaccacaaACCTTTAAACACCAtgcaaaaaagaaaaaaaatatagAATTCCTTTACATGTTCTAAAGTTCTCGTGACCGACTCTACATTTTTACTTGAAAATTCTACCAATTAGGTATAAGAATCATCAAATTAAGACACCACAGACTTATAAACACGATGCAAAATATGAAAATATAATTCCTTTATGATCCTCCAGGTTTCAGTATTGCATTGCTGGTCCTGTTAGTCTGCATTTTGACTGTAATATTGTAAATTATGGTAAGTATAATCACTTCAAAGGAAGATACCACAGTCTGATAAACATGATGTACAGTAAAATGCTAAATATGCAAATATAATTTCTCCGAGTCTTAAAGGTTCAGTTTTCATAACTGTTACTCTCCATTTTGACTTCAAAAAAATGCTGTCAATTGGGGTATGTAAAATtgtccttttttgttgttgtttatcttaAATCAGAGAAGTGAACTTTATAAGCATgagttcatgttttatgtttatGGGGAGAATAAGATCAAGTTTTCCAAACTCCAGTCCAGAAAGGATGCAACATGAGGGACTTTTTACCACGAACagaagatgtggagagagagagagagagagagagagacagagagagagagacagagagagagagacagagagagagagagacagagagagagagagagagagacacagagagatagacagagagagagagagagagagagagagagagagagggagagacaggagacagagagagagagacagagagagagagagagagagagagagagagagagagagagagagagagagagagagagacagagagacagagagagagagacagagagagagagacacagagagagacagagagagagagacatagagagagagacagagacagagagagagagacacagagagagacagagagagagagacatagagagagagacagagacagagagagagagagagagatagagagagagagagagagagagagagagagagagagagagagagcgagcgagcgagcgagcgagagagagagagagagagagagagagagagagagagagagagagagagagagaaagaaagacagagagagagacagagagacagagagacagagacagagagagagagacagagagacatagagagagagaccgactaaattgctatctgaccctaaacagagaatatgaattggctgaatatctctactctgtcagagatacgaagcagagacagattcttaccaagtacaggctgagtgaccaccgattggcaatagaaaccggcagacataaaaagacatggctacccaaagaggagcgtgtatgtggtcactgcacgacaggggatgtagaaacagagatgcactttctcctttactgtgataaatattcctcaccaagagattcattattcacagaaatgtctacatttattccaaattttaacttattaaacccagaggaaaaactaaaaatactcatgggcgaaggagcaatggctcctcttgcagccaaatatgtatttgcctgccatagcctgagagacactgaataataacatctgcatagtaagcagtaacttacttattattactattattgttattactgttattgttattactattattattgttgtttatcattccaagtagtaatggtatgggtggtaatggtaatgatagcagtttaatgatggtggtggtggtagtagtggtaatgatgatagtagttgtagtaccgatgtaatggtgaagatgaccgttatttagttataagttagttatagtttcattttttttattacattacattcgattattgactgttaccattttattgttactatttttatatttaatattgtattattatttactgccattctatattattatttgtcattgtttataattttattacaatgtatattgtatacattgttgctttggcaatattgacacaatgtttttcatgccaataaagcagcttgaatttgaatttgaatttgagacagagagagagagacagagagagagacagagagagagagagagagagagagagagagagagagagagagagagagagagagagagagagacagagagagagagagaccgagcgacagagaaagacagatcgagcgacagagagagagagacagagcgactgGGAGGAAGACAAATCGAgcgatagagagagtgagagtgagagaaagagagaagagagaaatgcAATTAACTTAGGGCAGAGAGGAACAGTGGGCTTCTTGTCAGTCTTCCCCAGCTTTTATGATGTCAGCTACCAGCCAAACAAAGACACCCCATCCCCAAAAATAAACAGTCTTTGCCTGCAAAATTACCCTGAAAACTCAGCCTGCCGTTTCATCTGAGAGGGAGCAATTCTCCCTGAAAACTCAGCCTGCCGTTTCATCTGAGAGGGAGCAATTCTCCCTGAAAACTCAGCCTGCCGTTTCATCTGAGAGGGAGCATTTCTCCCTGAGCCAGGGTCAACAAGTAAACAATACAAGGGGGATTGCTGGGGTTGGAGGTTggaggagggctgggggttggaggagggctgggggttggaggagggctgggggttggaggagggctgggggttggagGAGGGCTAGAGGAGGGTTTGGGTTAgaggagggctgggggttggagGAGGGTTGGGGGCTGGAGGAGGGTTGGGGGTTggaggagggctgggggttggaggagggttggaggttggaggagggctgggggttggaggagggctgggggttggaggagggctgggggttggaggagggctgggggttggagGAGGGCTAGAGGAGGGTTTGGGTTAgaggagggctgggggttggaggagggctgggggctggaggagggttgggggttggaggagggctgggggttggaggagggctgagggctggaggagggctgggggttggaggagggctgggggctggaggagggctgggggttggATGAGGGCTGGGGGTTGGAGGAGGGCTGAGGGCTGGAGGAGGGTTGGGGGTTggaggagggctgggggttggagGAAGGCTGGGGGTTGGATGAGGGCTGGGGGTTGGATGAGGGCTGGGGGTTGGAGGAAGGCTGGGGGCTGGAGGAGGGTTGGGGGTTGGAGGAGGGCTGGAGGTTGGAGGAGGGTTGGGGGTTggaggagggctgggggttggaggagggctgggggttggatgagggctgggggttggaggagggttgggggttggaggagggctgggggttggaggagggctgggggttggATGAGGGCTGGGGGTTGGATGAGGGTTGGGGGTTggaggagggctgggggttggATGAGGGCTGGGGGTTGGATGAGGGGTGGGGGTTGGAGGAGGGTTGGGGGTTGGAGGAGGGCTGGGGTTGGAGAAGGGCTGGGATTGGAGGAGGGCTAGAGAAGGGTTTGGGTTAGAGGAGGGCTGGGGTTGGAGGAGGACTGGGGGTTGGAGGAGGGTTGGGGGTTGGAGGAGGGCTGAGGGTTGGAGGAGGGTTGGGATTGGAGGAGGGCTGGGGTTGGAGAAGGGCTGGGGTTGGAGGAGGGCTAGAGGAGGGTTGGGGTTAGAGGAGGGCTGGGGTTGGAGGATGGCTGGGGGTTGAAGAAGGTTTGGTGGTTGAAggagggctgggggttggagGAGGTTTAGGGGttggaggagggttggaggagggttggaggatgGCTGGGGttggaggagggttggaggagggttgggggttggaggagggctgggggttggaggagggttgggggttggaggagggctggggttggaggagggttggaggatgGCTGGGGttggaggagggttggaggagggttTGGGGTTGGAGGATGGCTGGGGttggaggagggttggaggagggttgggggttggaggagggctggggttggaggagggttggaggagggttGGAGGTTGGAGGATGGCTGGGGGTgggggagggttggaggaggggtgggggttggaggaggggtgggggttGGAGGACGGTTGGGGGTTGGAGGAGGGCTGGGATTGTAGGAGAGCTGGGGGTTGGAGGAGGGTTGGGGTTTGGAGGAGGGTTGGCGTTTGGAGGATGGCTGGGGTTGGAGGAGGGTTGGGGGTTGGAGGATGGCTGGGGTTGGAGAAGGGTTggaggagggctgggggttggagGATGGTTggaggagggctgggggttggagGAGGGCTGGGGTTTGGAGGATGGCTGGGGTTGGAGGAGGGCTGGGGTTGGAGGAGGGTTGGGGTTGGAGGAGGGTTAGGGGttggaggagggttggaggagggttggaggagggttgggggttggaggagggttggaggagggctGGAGGAGGGTTGGATGAGGGCTGGGTGTGTGCGCTTTGACGCTcactccctcgttctctctctattagtgtgtgtgtgtgtgtgtgtgtgtgtgtgtgtgtgtgtgtgtgtgtgtgtgtgtgtgtgtgtgtgtgtgtgtgtgtgtgtgtgtgtgtgtgtgtgtgtgtgtgtgtgtgtgtggtgtgcctgcgtgcgtgctgGAATCTACTCCACACTGCTATGAATTAATAAAGTACTTGATTAAAACATATTTCTAAACATACATATTGCAGACTGCAGAACTCTTGTCTCACTGGATAAGCGGTGGTTAGTGTGAGAATTCGTCTCTCTTTCATCTGTGTACACTATGTGCTATATAGTGCCTTCAAAAcattttcacaccccttgacattttccccattttgttgttacagcctgtttttaaaatggattacattcaGATTATTATTGTCACTggtctaaacacaataccccataatatcattgaaatgtttacaaattagttaaaaatgaaaagttgaaatgtgaccgaccggctcgattcggtcttatgtagcaaaatttgaaatggtgttttttttacattggataaaagtagagacagagctagaaaatggtatatcatacactccagttgaggaacaatgggaaagcaATTCTGTTTTGAAAGTTGATAGATTTTTGAGAAAATGGCACtttaatgttttggtacacctgcTGGAGAGagcttctttgtctacacccattcagcatcgtccACACGCTctaaagctttagccccacccatctctttcacatgtgaggccatgtactatcacaaccaaagatttcaaaaCTAAAGGCTGGCGTATACTACGGGTATGTCGTAAATTTAGTCTGGAGTGTCAGAGTGtgctcagagtgcgctctgggagTTCGTAAACTCAGAGCATTCGGCTCTCGGAGccttcagagcgcacactggacgctctggcccgaggagtagggttgattcgagcgttctgacctcacaacagcagtcaagcacccaagctaactggctaacgttggctagcttgctagctacttccagacccaaagcgagaacagctcactctgaccattttactctccctagcagagctggttaggctgttttcatgttatccagagcattggtgactaacTGTACTGCtgacaatttaattacgctttttcgccaatgtttactgacacaGGCCATATTCAACAGGGTGTTGAGTGTTCGTAAATTCTGCtcctctggcacactcagacgagatcggagtagatagccagagcaaatTTACCAGCTATGTCTATCGACAGTTATGTCACAGCTATGTCAcagtgacatcataaacattctattgaaatggttacttgcgtagtggagtcttttgtttagacatgtagctagctagctaaacaattaaccataatcccaactcatagcgttactaccctgcatgaatctgccggtagctaaccaaccaggttcaacgttagctagctaacattaggctataactagcaatgcaaatgactctgagatacaaataatataacCAAAACAGATcttacacgtaatgttagcttgcgagctagccaacaacaacttgccagctaacattagctagctaacagtacactttaacttgaaatggaAACAACTTTCTGagaaaattagaaacgtgtaatatctgaaaatttagctagctagactatcttacccatatacatggatggatGTTTCGCACTCTCTGTCATGAATGCCATGGTTgctcttagtttgaagatgtaatccggagacaggtgctTTATACAACAGcatgttctcttttcgactctgtctgcatatttgcaatcaaacgcgaGAATTAGATATCATACTCTCCTTAgatatcatactctaattccactgatttcaaaacagtccttcagaaagtggagagcaacaacTATGCAGTTCTACTACTACGTGATATTTTTCAAAAATGCAGTTTTAGAaagaattgttggaaagattctttttctgtggctaaactaAGCTCGTAATTTCAAAATTGTGTTCGTTTTTTCAGATTACATAcatgtttgttattaaggcacaagaaagttcacatgttccagaaggcatttctgccttTTAATAAAAACAAAAGTTCATGTTCAAATGGCTCTCGTGTGAAGTTGTGACGCGCGCAACGTTCCTGAAAACGAGTcacaaatgtcttgagtcaataagtattcaacctcgtTGTTATGGCGATGCCTAAATAAAGTTgaatggactctgtgtgcaataatagtgtttaacatgatttttttgaacgactacctcatctctgtaccccaacaCATACAActgtctgtaaggtccctcagtcgagcagtgaatttcaaacccagattcaaccacaaagaccagggaggttttccaatgctttgcaAAGAAGGGTACCGATTGGTacatgggtaaaaataaaaaactgcagacatggaatatccctttgagcatggtgaagttattaattgcactttggatggtgtagcaatacaaagatacaggcctgcgtccttcctaactcagttgccggagaggaaggaaactgctcaaggATTTCAACATCAATCCAATGgttactttaaaacagttaaagagTTAATACGgctatgataggagaaaacagaggatggatcaacaacatttgtcacaccctggcctctgttatattgattttctttattagtttagttaggtcagggtgtgacatgggatgtttgtgtgttttgtctagtttagggtgtgtgtattgtttagggggttttgtatagtgtatggggttgtgttcagtagagaggtttaggaaagtctatggttgcctggtttggttttcaatcagagacagctgtttattgttgtctctgattgggagccatatttaaggcagccataggctttaggtgattgtgggtaattgtctatgtctaacgttagtagctgtgtgCGCACTgttgtttgtagcttcacgttcgtggtttattgtttttttgtattagtttgtatagtgttcgtttcgtcttcgtctctaataaaagaagatgtattcatatcactctgcgttttggtccgatccatgctcctcctcagacgaggaggagaacgaacgtgacaacattgtagttactccacaatactaacccaattgacagagtgaaaagatggaagcctgtacagaataaaattattccaaaacatgcatcctgtttgcaacaaggcactaaagtaatactgcaacaaatgtggcaaagcaattcacgttttgtcctgaatagcccctctataatttagcccaaacaactacctctccccctactgtatttatttattttgctcctttgcaccccattatttctatctctactttacaaattcttccactgcaaatctaccattccagtgttttacttgctatattgtatttacttcgttttgcctttacctctcttatctcacctcatttgctcacattgtatatagacttatttttctactgtattattgactgtatgtttgtcttacttcatgtgtaactctgtgttgttgtatgtgtcgaactgctttgctttatcttggccaggttgcaattgtaaatgaaaacttgtttcttaactagcttacctggttaaataaaggtgaaataaaataaaataaataaaatacaaagtgttatgtttggggcaaatccaaaaccagacattactgagtaccactctccatattctcaagcacagtggtggctgcatcatgttatgggtatgcttgtcatcgttaaggactggggagtttttcaggatacaaaatgaatggaatggagctaagcacaggcaaaatcctagaggaaaagctggttcagtctgctttccaccagacactgggagattaattcacctttcagcaggacaataacctaaaacacaaggccaaatctacactggagttgcttaccaagaagacagtgaatgttcctgagaggccaagttacagttttgacttgaaatctacttgaaaatcaaATATGGTTggctagcaatgatcaacaaacaatttgatggagcttgaagaattttgaaaagaataatgggcaaatgttgcacaatccaggtgtggaaagctcttggagacttacccagaaagactcacagctgtaatcgctgccaaaggtgcttctacaaagtattgacccgGGAGTGtgatattatgtaaagtagatatttctgtaattcattttcaatacatttgcagacatgtctaaaaacaagttttcactttgccattatgggatattgtgtgtagatgggtgaattcaggtggtaacacaacaaaatgtggaataagtcaaggggtatgaatagtttctgaaggcacgaaATTAAACAATGTATTATTGCACATGCAAATTTTCCCCCTTACAATTGTCCAGCTTCGTTGTACAAATGAGAGAAGCAGTAGTAGTTGAAATACATTTCTGTTTCATCATGTTTTCTTCTTACAGCTGGAACTCAAatgaactgtccatcatgttaaaTCCTTACAGCTGGAACTCAAatgaactgtccatcatgttaaaTCCTTACAGCTGGAACTCAAatgaactgtccatcatgttaaaTCCTTACAGCTGGGACTCAAatgaactgtccatcatgttaaaTCCTTACAGCTGGAACTCAAatgaactgtccatcatgttaaaTCCTTACAGCTGGGACTCAAatgaactgtccatcatgttaaaTCCTTACAGCTGGGACTCAAatgaactgtccatcatgttaaaTCCTTACAGCTGGAACTCAAatgaactgtccatcatgttaaaTCCTTACAGCTGGAACTCAAatgaactgtccatcatgttaaaTCCTTACAGCTGGGACTCAAatgaactgtccatcatgttaaaTCCTTACAGCTGGAACTCAAatgaactgtccatcatgttaaaTCCTTACAGCTGGAACTCAAatgaactgtccatcatgttaaaTCCTTACAGCTGGAACTCAAatgaactgtccatcatgttaaaTCCTTACAGCTGGAACTCAAatgaactgtccatcatgttaaaTCCTTACAGCTGGAACTCAAatgaactgtccatcatgttaaaTCCTTACAGCTGGAACTCAAatgaactgtccatcatgttaaaTCCTTACAGCTGGAACTCAAatgaactgtccatcatgttaaaTCCTTACAGCTGGAACTCAAatgaactgtccatcatgttaaaTCCTTACAGCTGGAACTCAAatgaactgtccatcatgttaaaTCCTTACAGCTGGGACTCAAatgaactgtccatcatgttaaaTCCTTACAGCTGGAACTCAAatgaactgtccatcatgttaaaTCCTTACGTGagatcaggtgattgtggaggccaggtctgctgatgcagcactccatcactctccttcttggtcaaatagcccttacacagcctggaggtgtgttttgggtcattgtcctgttgaaaaacaaatgatagtcccacgaagcacaaaccagattggatggcgtatcgctgcagaatgctgtggtagccatgctggttaagtgtgccttgaattctatataaatcaccaacagtgtcaccagcaaagcaccatcacacctcctcctccatgcttcacggtgggaaccacacatgcagagatcatcagttcacctactctgcgtctcacaaagacacggcagttggaaccaaaaatctccaatttggactcatcagaccaaaggacagatttccatcggtctaatgtccattgcttctgtttcttgtcccaagcaaatctcttcttcttattggtgtcctttagtagtggtttctttgcagcaatttgaccatgaaggcctgattcctctgaacagttgatgttgagatgtgtctgttacttgaactctgtaaagtatttatttgggctgcaatctgaggtgcagttaactctaatgaacttatcctccgcagcagaggtagctctgggtctctgtggcggtcctcatgagagccagtttcatcatcacTTGAAGAAAAGTCTTTGAAATGTTCAGgattggctgaccttcatgtcttaaagtaatgatggactgtcatttctcttggcttatttgagctgttcttgccgtaatatggactaTGTCTTTTACtcaatagggctatcttctgtataccacccctaccttgtcacaacacaactgatgagaatgccaagagtgagcaaagctgacatcaaggcaaagggtggctactttgaagaatctcaaatataaaatatattttgatttgtttaacactttttttggttactacatgattccatatgtgttatttcatagtttcgatgtcttcattattataatacaatgtagaaaatagtaaaaataaagaaaaaccctggaatgagtaggtgtgtcgaaaCCTTTCACTTATACtgcatatacatatataaaatTGATTGGTCTTTAGAACAGACAACTGTTTATTCTTGGTCgaccaattattattttttttgtcggggacagccctagaaAGGTATCAGATTAGATATGGATTAGAAAGGTATCAGATTATGTATTAGAAACcaagcacacacaaaaacacacacacacacactaggcctgcctacaaacacacacacacacacacacactaggcctgcctacaaacacacacacacacacacactaggcctgcctacaaacacacacacacacacacactaggcctgcctacaaacacacacacacacacacactaggc belongs to Salvelinus namaycush isolate Seneca unplaced genomic scaffold, SaNama_1.0 Scaffold1255, whole genome shotgun sequence and includes:
- the LOC120036225 gene encoding extensin-like codes for the protein MGQYHPPKGQYHPRANTSYGPIPPSQGPIPPSHGPIPHFQGPIPPSHGPIPPSQGPIPPMGQYHPPNGQYHPPMDQYLPPKGQYHLPKRQYLPPMGLYLPPKGQYHPPMGQYLPPKGQYHPPMGQYLPPKGQYHPPKGQYHPPMGQYHPPKGQYIPPSHGPIPPSHGPIPPSQGPIPPSQGPIPRQGPIPPKGQYHPPMGQYHPPKGQYLPRANTTLPRANTSSWANTSQGPIPPSQGPIPPSQGPIPPKGQYHPPKGQYHPPKGQYLVKGQYLPRANTTLPRANTSLPWANTSLPRANTSLPRANTSQGPIPPSHGPIPPSQGPIPPKGQYHPPKGQYLVMGQYLPRANTTLPRANTSQGPIPPSQGPIPPSQGPIPPTQGPIPRQGPIPPKGQYHPPKGQYHPPKGQYHPPMGQYHPPKGQYHPPKGQYHPPKGQYLVKGQYHPPKGQYHPPKGQYHPPKGQYHPPMGQYLVKGQYLPRANTTLPWANTTLPRAQYLPRANTTLPRANTSQGPIPPSQGPIPRQGPIPRQGPIPPSQGPIPPSQGPIHTSLPWANTSLPWANTSLPWANTSLPRANTSQGPIPPSHGPTPPSQGPIPPKGQYHPPKGQYVVMGQYLPRANTTLPRANTSQGPIPPSQGPIPPSQGPIPRQGPIPPKGQYHPPKGQYHPPKGQYHPPMGQYHPPKGQYHPPKGQYHPPMGQYHPPKGQYHPPKGQYLVKGQYLPRANTTLPRANTTLPRANTSQGPIPPSHGPTPPSQGPIPPSQGPIPRQGPIPPEGQYHPPKGQYHPPKGQYHPPKGQYHPPRDQSPSQGAIPPSQGQEPQWIHYQRPQLYSWERRNPHCDGPLLPNLPKSWP